The following are encoded together in the Magnetospirillum gryphiswaldense MSR-1 v2 genome:
- a CDS encoding GNAT family N-acetyltransferase, whose translation MTDTLQAEIVGSIHAIPASDWNACAGAGNPFIRHGFLAALEQSRAVAGETGWLPRHVLIRDGHGEIVAVAPMYVKSHSYGEYVFDWGWAETYARAGGRYYPKLQCAVPFTPATGPRLLSRHDDPAHRLALAETMVRLASQAGMSSLHITFPTEAEADLLESAGFIRRLGCQYHWENADYGCFDDFLGHLSSRKRKQVRKERQAVAAQGFHITTLVGADIKARHWDAFHRFYENVIDRKWGSAYLTRAFFDHLSGSEVADKVVLVWVEQDGQPVAAAFNMLGDDTLFGRNWGCAPGLQAPFLHFEACYYRAIDFAIAHKIKRVEAGAQGEHKVARGYLPNATHSAHWIKDEGLRRAVEKFVAHERALLAEDMTEQAELGPYKQST comes from the coding sequence GGGTCCATCCATGCCATCCCCGCCTCCGACTGGAACGCCTGCGCCGGGGCCGGCAATCCCTTTATCCGCCATGGCTTCCTGGCGGCCTTGGAACAGTCGCGTGCGGTCGCCGGCGAAACCGGCTGGCTGCCCCGTCATGTACTGATACGCGACGGGCATGGCGAAATCGTGGCGGTGGCGCCCATGTACGTCAAAAGCCACTCCTATGGCGAATACGTGTTCGATTGGGGCTGGGCGGAAACCTATGCCAGGGCGGGCGGTCGATACTATCCCAAACTGCAATGCGCCGTGCCCTTCACCCCGGCCACCGGGCCACGCCTGCTGTCGCGCCACGACGACCCGGCCCACCGGCTGGCCCTGGCCGAAACCATGGTGCGGCTGGCATCGCAGGCGGGGATGTCGTCGCTGCACATCACCTTTCCCACCGAGGCCGAGGCGGATCTGCTGGAAAGCGCCGGCTTCATCCGCCGCCTGGGCTGCCAATATCATTGGGAGAACGCCGATTACGGCTGTTTCGATGATTTCCTTGGGCACTTGTCGTCGCGCAAGCGCAAGCAGGTGCGCAAGGAACGCCAGGCGGTGGCGGCCCAGGGGTTCCATATCACCACCTTGGTCGGGGCCGACATCAAAGCCCGGCACTGGGATGCCTTCCATCGCTTCTACGAAAACGTCATCGACCGGAAATGGGGATCGGCCTATCTCACCCGCGCCTTCTTCGACCATCTGTCGGGATCGGAAGTGGCCGACAAGGTGGTGCTGGTGTGGGTGGAACAAGACGGCCAGCCGGTGGCCGCCGCCTTCAACATGCTGGGCGACGACACCTTGTTCGGGCGCAACTGGGGCTGCGCCCCCGGGCTTCAGGCGCCCTTCCTGCATTTCGAGGCCTGTTACTACCGCGCCATCGATTTCGCCATCGCCCACAAGATCAAGCGGGTCGAGGCCGGGGCCCAAGGCGAACATAAGGTGGCGCGCGGCTATCTGCCCAATGCCACCCATTCCGCCCATTGGATCAAGGACGAGGGTTTACGCCGCGCCGTCGAGAAATTCGTCGCTCATGAACGCGCGCTTTTAGCCGAGGACATGACCGAACAGGCGGAGCTTGGTCCCTACAAACAATCCACTTGA